The Schistocerca piceifrons isolate TAMUIC-IGC-003096 chromosome 5, iqSchPice1.1, whole genome shotgun sequence genome has a segment encoding these proteins:
- the LOC124799240 gene encoding lysozyme-like, translating into MRVLYCSLLALMTLTSCGRAVVFTRCELYHELLQRDFPEDQLPDWVCLVENESARNTSALGTLNSNGSQDFGLFQINNRYWCDSWNGTEGDCHVACKDLLDDDIDDDCECAHLIYSRQGFNAWYGWINRCKDKPLPDLSNC; encoded by the exons ATGAGGGTCTTGTACTGCAGCTTGCTGGCGCTCATGACGCTGACGTCTTGTGGCCGGGCCGTCGTCTTCACGAGGTGCGAGCTGTACCACGAGCTGCTGCAGAGGGACTTCCCCGAGGACCAGCTGCCGGACT GGGTGTGCCTGGTGGAGAACGAGAGTGCCCGCAACACGTCAGCACTGGGTACCCTCAACAGCAATGGCAGCCAGGACTTCGGACTTTTCCAG ATCAACAACCGCTACTGGTGCGATAGCTGGAACGGTACTGAGGGAGACTGTCACGTTGCTTGCAAAG ACCTTCTGGACGACGACATCGACGACGACTGCGAATGTGCGCACCTTATCTACTCGCGGCAGGGCTTCAACGCGTGGTACGGCTGGATCAACCGCTGCAAGGACAAGCCTCTGCCAGATCTTTCAAACTGCTGA